A genome region from Cerasicoccus sp. TK19100 includes the following:
- a CDS encoding DNA polymerase Y family protein, translated as MSLRFIFVDLDSYFASCEQQRDPALRGRPVGVVPMMTDSTCCIAASYEAKAFGVKTGTNVREARWLCPQIKFVEAGHANYVDIHNRITKAVEHDCLPEINIRSIDEFCAVIPPSWCNERDARALAGRIRETITRVAGECVTCSIGIGPNVFLAKMGSGMNKPRGLTFLHADNLPGPLEALDLSDIYGVGKRMHQRLLRRGVRSIRDLYDCNRAKMHSIWGGIEGDRMYAELRGEIIEHAETVRRQVSHSHVLPPRLRNREDAFAVIHRLTQKAAMRLRKLDHYAGSLSIGVRLGFDNRWGRETRFFPTQESRIFLRELRKLWSQIPDDAPEPCKVSVVLGELVSSTNYTNPLFTEMNNPRNVKLDQAMDALNKRFGAKTLYYAGGHKARDETPMRIAFQHIPDLETENDQA; from the coding sequence ATGTCCTTGCGGTTTATCTTTGTCGACCTCGACTCCTACTTTGCCTCCTGCGAGCAGCAGCGTGACCCTGCGCTACGCGGGCGGCCAGTGGGCGTGGTCCCCATGATGACGGACTCCACTTGCTGCATTGCCGCAAGCTATGAGGCCAAGGCCTTCGGCGTGAAGACCGGCACGAATGTCCGCGAGGCGCGCTGGTTGTGCCCGCAAATTAAATTCGTCGAAGCCGGACACGCGAACTATGTAGATATCCACAACCGCATTACCAAAGCAGTGGAGCATGATTGCCTGCCGGAAATCAATATCCGCTCCATCGACGAATTTTGCGCCGTCATCCCGCCCAGTTGGTGCAACGAACGCGACGCCCGCGCGCTCGCGGGCCGCATCCGGGAGACCATTACCCGCGTCGCTGGCGAATGCGTGACGTGCTCCATCGGCATTGGGCCCAACGTGTTTTTGGCCAAGATGGGCAGCGGCATGAACAAGCCGCGTGGACTGACTTTCCTCCACGCCGACAACCTGCCCGGCCCGCTGGAGGCGCTGGATCTGTCCGACATTTATGGCGTCGGCAAACGCATGCACCAGCGCCTGCTGCGCCGCGGCGTGCGCTCGATCCGCGACCTCTACGACTGCAACCGCGCCAAGATGCACTCCATCTGGGGCGGTATTGAGGGCGACCGCATGTATGCCGAGCTACGCGGCGAGATCATTGAGCACGCTGAAACGGTGCGCCGCCAGGTGAGCCATTCACACGTGCTTCCGCCCAGACTACGCAACCGCGAGGACGCCTTTGCCGTAATTCACCGGCTCACGCAAAAGGCCGCCATGCGCCTGCGCAAGCTAGACCACTACGCCGGCAGTTTGTCCATCGGCGTGCGGCTGGGCTTCGACAACCGCTGGGGCCGCGAAACGCGATTTTTCCCGACGCAGGAGAGCCGCATTTTTCTGCGCGAGCTCAGGAAGCTCTGGTCGCAAATCCCCGACGACGCCCCCGAGCCGTGCAAGGTGAGCGTGGTCCTCGGCGAGCTCGTTTCCTCGACCAACTACACCAACCCGCTCTTCACCGAGATGAACAACCCCCGCAACGTAAAGCTAGACCAAGCCATGGACGCTCTTAATAAACGCTTTGGCGCGAAGACGCTCTACTACGCCGGCGGCCACAAGGCCCGCGACGAGACCCCGATGCGCATCGCCTTCCAACACATTCCCGATCTGGAAACGGAGAATGATCAGGCGTGA
- a CDS encoding DUF4126 domain-containing protein: MDTDTISQGLAILMGIGLAAACGFRVFVPLFVASLAANADINTIGGENIQQLLGQDFEWLGSTPVTIALGVATAVEIAAYYIPWVDNMLDSIASPAAVIAGTFVTAAVMPDFLGGGATQWFTAMIIGGGTAGAVQTASVVTRGASTATTGGAGNPIISTAELGGSIMTAILAILVPVIAGIVLIVIFFFVIRTILRYFKRRAQAKPVSQATTPQTHG, encoded by the coding sequence ATGGATACGGACACAATCAGTCAAGGACTGGCGATACTGATGGGCATTGGCCTGGCGGCGGCCTGTGGCTTTCGCGTGTTCGTGCCCTTGTTTGTCGCCAGCCTCGCGGCCAATGCGGACATCAATACGATCGGCGGCGAAAACATCCAGCAACTGCTTGGGCAGGACTTTGAATGGCTCGGCAGCACACCGGTCACGATCGCCCTCGGCGTGGCGACCGCCGTGGAAATTGCCGCGTATTATATCCCGTGGGTCGACAACATGCTGGACTCCATCGCGAGCCCGGCGGCGGTCATCGCGGGCACGTTTGTCACCGCAGCCGTGATGCCGGACTTCCTCGGCGGCGGGGCCACGCAATGGTTCACCGCAATGATCATCGGTGGCGGCACGGCGGGCGCGGTGCAGACGGCATCCGTCGTCACCCGAGGTGCCTCGACAGCGACCACCGGTGGCGCGGGTAACCCCATTATCTCCACTGCCGAGCTGGGTGGCTCGATCATGACGGCAATCCTCGCGATCCTGGTTCCCGTCATCGCGGGCATTGTGCTGATCGTGATTTTCTTCTTCGTGATTCGGACGATTCTCCGCTATTTCAAGCGCCGCGCTCAGGCCAAGCCAGTCAGCCAAGCCACCACGCCTCAGACCCACGGCTAA
- a CDS encoding MFS transporter, which yields MKRLFDPNAPFRPSAFPFFYGWVIVAGCTAAMLFSLPGQTAGVGPFKPYMLEALGIESMDLSIAYMIGTIASGLTLPTLGGLFDRMGARKTGVMASLALGVSLLFISQVDRIVLALAGQTTFWLAMPLMVLGFFLIRFWGQGVLSIVSRMMIGKWFDRRRGLASAISGVPVAVAFTSALLILSWVIDLSGGWRQAWIGMALFMFFFCSLFCWLVFRDNPEECGLEIDDGKTASSKKVDAEFVTHRDFTVPEALRTWPFWVFSLAICLNGFVGTAIGFHASTIAGQLGMDAEALYSLIAQTVLINIPVSFVIGWMTSRFRLKYCYLITTFGMALGLFGFMNLPEAWAKVIFVAGFGVSWGTYGTLLTVTWPRYFGLRHLGNISSWVMSLLVVTSALGPVFFDLCEWLTGDYGWAYWASIVAACGFFIACCWMENPQRKLAPAGR from the coding sequence ATGAAACGACTGTTTGATCCGAACGCGCCCTTCCGGCCCAGTGCTTTTCCGTTTTTCTACGGCTGGGTGATTGTGGCCGGGTGCACGGCGGCGATGCTCTTCAGCCTGCCGGGGCAGACGGCGGGTGTCGGCCCGTTTAAGCCCTATATGCTAGAGGCGCTGGGGATCGAAAGTATGGACCTGAGCATTGCTTACATGATCGGGACGATTGCCTCGGGGTTGACCCTGCCCACGCTGGGCGGGCTTTTCGACCGTATGGGCGCGCGCAAGACGGGGGTGATGGCCTCGCTCGCGCTGGGTGTGTCGTTGTTGTTTATTTCGCAGGTGGACCGTATCGTTCTGGCGCTGGCCGGGCAGACGACCTTTTGGCTCGCCATGCCGCTGATGGTGCTGGGATTTTTCCTGATCCGCTTTTGGGGGCAGGGGGTGCTGTCGATCGTTTCGCGCATGATGATTGGCAAGTGGTTTGACCGCCGCCGTGGCTTGGCCAGCGCGATTAGTGGGGTGCCGGTGGCCGTGGCGTTTACCTCGGCCCTGCTGATTTTATCCTGGGTGATCGATTTGTCCGGCGGCTGGCGGCAGGCCTGGATCGGCATGGCGCTGTTTATGTTTTTCTTCTGCTCGCTGTTTTGCTGGCTCGTATTCCGGGATAATCCCGAGGAATGCGGGCTGGAGATTGACGACGGCAAGACGGCTTCGAGCAAAAAGGTGGATGCTGAATTTGTGACGCATCGGGATTTCACCGTGCCCGAGGCGCTGCGGACCTGGCCATTTTGGGTCTTCTCGCTGGCGATATGCCTCAATGGGTTCGTTGGCACGGCCATCGGGTTTCACGCCTCGACAATTGCGGGGCAGCTGGGCATGGACGCGGAGGCGCTGTACTCGCTCATCGCGCAGACGGTGCTGATTAACATCCCGGTGAGCTTTGTTATTGGTTGGATGACGAGCCGTTTCCGCCTGAAGTATTGCTACCTGATCACGACCTTTGGTATGGCCCTGGGGCTGTTCGGGTTTATGAACCTGCCTGAGGCTTGGGCCAAGGTGATCTTTGTCGCGGGCTTCGGGGTTAGCTGGGGCACCTACGGAACGCTGCTCACGGTGACGTGGCCCCGGTATTTTGGCCTCCGTCACCTGGGCAATATCAGTAGCTGGGTGATGTCGCTGCTCGTCGTGACCAGCGCTCTGGGGCCGGTGTTCTTCGACCTGTGCGAATGGTTAACCGGCGACTACGGCTGGGCCTACTGGGCGAGCATTGTTGCCGCCTGTGGCTTTTTCATCGCCTGCTGCTGGATGGAAAATCCGCAACGCAAACTGGCACCCGCCGGGCGCTAG
- a CDS encoding TetR/AcrR family transcriptional regulator, whose translation MEALDTRHRILLTAERFYAERGFDGTSMRSLTEDAGVNLAAVNYHFGSKKALMWEMFRAKIVPLNTERIRLLDAAQAKPGGATLEDIFDALLRPMFEVAKGPDGPNIILLRMVGRLFSESEEFWEQLHEEFFVDLSARFIEAVQAAAPDVEPESLAWRFHFSIGAMLGALLMHHPKKCNHAEIDINNLDLSCKKLCSYMCAGFRGMEDSAS comes from the coding sequence ATGGAGGCATTAGACACCAGACATCGTATTTTACTGACGGCCGAACGATTCTACGCCGAGCGCGGCTTCGACGGCACGTCGATGCGTAGCTTAACTGAGGACGCCGGCGTCAACCTGGCTGCCGTTAACTATCACTTCGGCTCGAAAAAAGCGCTGATGTGGGAAATGTTTCGCGCCAAAATCGTCCCGCTCAACACCGAACGCATCCGCCTGCTCGACGCCGCGCAAGCCAAGCCCGGCGGCGCGACGCTGGAGGACATTTTCGACGCCCTGCTCCGCCCAATGTTCGAGGTGGCCAAAGGCCCCGACGGCCCCAACATCATTCTCCTGCGCATGGTCGGCCGCCTCTTCTCGGAGTCCGAAGAGTTCTGGGAGCAGCTGCACGAGGAATTTTTTGTCGACCTGTCCGCCCGCTTCATTGAGGCCGTTCAGGCCGCCGCACCCGATGTGGAGCCCGAGTCGCTCGCTTGGCGTTTTCACTTCTCCATCGGGGCCATGCTCGGCGCGCTGCTGATGCACCACCCCAAGAAGTGCAACCACGCGGAGATCGATATCAATAACTTGGACCTCTCCTGCAAAAAGCTATGCAGCTATATGTGCGCGGGCTTCCGCGGCATGGAGGACAGCGCTTCGTGA
- a CDS encoding efflux transporter outer membrane subunit, giving the protein MKRRWQRWAPLGAGLILAGCATPPESRVEEMPASYPANWTADGAPGETETGVSLEEDQGGWVDDFNSADLRPLINEAIANNYDLQATAASLGIASADATIAGADAYPQINGEFGGGRQRQNIGGMNTEFSNVMLSVGATWEIDIWGRLRDRQSAALADVQAQLATYRGARLSLAARTANAWFRTIEARQQLDLATVTYESFNRGTEAIRSRYERGVSPALDLRLSLAQTAAAKASMDLRGQEYDAAVRQLEVLLGRYPAKELAVVEELPSITRPVPVGLPSELLDRRPDLIVAERQLAASGKRISEARKSMLPRIALTGEYGYSSSSLSNLLDSSFSVWTLAGNALQPIFQGMRLSAAVDRAKAVAQQNLAAYGQTALDAFREVETTLAAEQFLNERVDNLDESATQSIAAEDAAWEQYSRGLTDIITVLESQRRAFEARTALINARTNRLVNRVNLYLALGGDFDHAPQEGVEVKSPLGPDEITLPSETLPEKVALQDKATAEES; this is encoded by the coding sequence GTGAAACGCCGTTGGCAGCGCTGGGCACCGCTCGGTGCCGGGCTGATTCTGGCTGGCTGCGCCACACCGCCGGAGAGCCGCGTGGAGGAAATGCCCGCCAGCTATCCGGCCAACTGGACCGCCGACGGCGCACCCGGGGAAACCGAAACCGGCGTCTCCCTGGAGGAAGATCAGGGCGGCTGGGTGGACGATTTTAACTCCGCCGACCTGCGCCCGCTGATCAACGAGGCCATCGCCAACAACTACGATTTGCAGGCCACCGCGGCCTCCCTCGGCATCGCCAGCGCGGACGCCACCATCGCCGGCGCGGACGCCTATCCTCAAATCAACGGCGAGTTCGGCGGCGGTCGCCAGCGCCAGAATATCGGCGGCATGAACACGGAATTTTCCAACGTGATGCTCAGTGTCGGTGCCACGTGGGAAATCGATATTTGGGGCCGATTGCGTGATCGCCAAAGCGCGGCCCTGGCCGACGTGCAGGCCCAGCTGGCCACGTATCGCGGGGCGCGGCTCTCCCTCGCCGCCCGCACGGCCAACGCCTGGTTCCGCACCATCGAGGCGCGCCAGCAGCTCGACCTCGCCACCGTCACCTACGAAAGTTTTAACCGTGGCACGGAGGCCATCCGCAGCCGCTACGAACGCGGTGTCAGCCCCGCGCTCGACCTGCGCCTGTCCCTCGCGCAAACCGCTGCCGCCAAGGCATCGATGGATCTGCGCGGGCAGGAATACGACGCCGCCGTGCGCCAGTTGGAGGTCCTCCTCGGGCGCTACCCAGCCAAGGAGCTCGCCGTCGTGGAAGAGCTGCCCAGCATCACCCGCCCGGTGCCCGTCGGCCTGCCGTCGGAATTGCTCGACCGTCGGCCCGACCTGATCGTCGCCGAGCGGCAGCTCGCCGCCTCGGGTAAGCGCATCAGCGAAGCCCGCAAATCCATGCTCCCGCGCATCGCGCTGACGGGTGAGTATGGCTACTCCAGTAGCTCGCTGAGCAACCTGCTCGACAGCAGTTTTTCCGTGTGGACGCTCGCGGGTAATGCCCTGCAACCGATCTTTCAAGGCATGCGCCTAAGCGCCGCCGTGGACCGCGCCAAGGCCGTGGCTCAGCAGAATCTGGCCGCCTACGGGCAGACCGCGCTCGACGCTTTTCGCGAAGTCGAAACCACCCTCGCCGCCGAGCAATTCCTCAACGAGCGTGTCGACAACCTCGACGAATCGGCCACCCAATCCATTGCCGCCGAAGACGCCGCGTGGGAGCAATATTCGCGCGGCTTGACGGACATCATCACCGTGCTGGAATCCCAGCGCCGCGCCTTTGAAGCGCGTACCGCACTGATCAACGCGCGCACGAACCGCCTCGTCAACCGCGTCAATCTCTACCTCGCGCTCGGGGGCGATTTCGACCACGCGCCGCAGGAGGGGGTCGAGGTCAAGTCGCCGCTTGGCCCGGACGAAATTACACTACCATCTGAAACTTTGCCTGAGAAAGTAGCTTTGCAGGACAAAGCTACCGCTGAGGAATCCTGA
- a CDS encoding efflux RND transporter periplasmic adaptor subunit has translation MNRPKSDSSVDKTPPLPQSQSPAAKNRGVTPWKIILPIVILIAAAFLGKVIVNSKPQPEKKTPPPRVVAVEVVNVQPETVRLSVDSQGTVRPRMETQLTAEVAGRIESVSPNFREGGFIKKGEVLIQIETLDYEAALANAQAQLAQAKFTLAQEQAQSEQAAADWEDLGRGDPSDLALRKPQLEQAQAMIGSSKAGVIRAERNLERTRLRAPYDGRVVAQDVDLGQYVGANTVLGKIYATDVAEVFLPLSDHELARLDLPSGLDANDDITGPKVTLSSDYGNRRYTWEGQIIRTGAQFDSSSRLLDVVVEITDPLAADRKQPGRPPLKPGKYVEAQIQGREVHDAYSIPRSALREGDTVLIAKADDTLTQREVVVIQADTEKAVISEGLEPGDRVITSPVEYVIEGMKLVIDNGEGSAS, from the coding sequence ATGAACCGTCCCAAATCTGACTCATCCGTGGACAAGACACCGCCATTACCGCAGAGCCAATCTCCCGCTGCTAAGAACCGCGGGGTGACGCCGTGGAAAATCATTCTGCCCATCGTCATCCTGATCGCCGCCGCGTTTCTGGGCAAAGTCATCGTCAACAGCAAGCCGCAGCCCGAGAAAAAAACGCCGCCGCCGCGCGTCGTTGCGGTGGAGGTGGTCAACGTGCAGCCGGAGACTGTCCGGCTAAGCGTGGATTCGCAGGGCACCGTGCGCCCGCGCATGGAAACCCAGCTGACTGCCGAAGTCGCCGGGCGCATCGAATCGGTGTCACCCAACTTTCGCGAAGGCGGTTTTATTAAAAAGGGCGAAGTGCTGATCCAGATTGAAACGTTGGACTATGAAGCCGCACTGGCCAACGCCCAGGCCCAGCTTGCCCAGGCTAAGTTTACCCTCGCCCAGGAGCAGGCACAGTCCGAACAGGCCGCCGCTGATTGGGAAGACCTCGGGCGTGGCGACCCCTCCGACCTCGCCCTGCGCAAGCCACAGCTGGAGCAGGCGCAGGCCATGATCGGCAGCTCCAAGGCCGGTGTGATTCGCGCCGAACGTAACCTCGAGCGCACTAGGCTTCGCGCCCCCTACGATGGCCGCGTGGTCGCGCAGGATGTTGACCTGGGCCAATACGTCGGGGCCAACACCGTGCTCGGCAAGATCTACGCGACCGACGTTGCCGAAGTCTTTTTGCCGCTTTCGGACCATGAGCTGGCCCGCCTCGATTTGCCAAGCGGACTCGACGCCAATGACGATATCACCGGGCCGAAGGTAACGCTCTCCAGCGATTACGGCAACCGCCGCTACACCTGGGAAGGCCAGATCATACGCACTGGCGCACAGTTCGACTCGAGCAGCCGTTTGCTCGATGTCGTGGTGGAAATCACCGACCCGCTCGCCGCTGACCGCAAGCAGCCGGGCCGCCCGCCACTCAAGCCGGGCAAATACGTGGAGGCGCAGATTCAGGGACGCGAGGTGCACGACGCTTACTCAATTCCCCGCAGCGCCCTGCGCGAGGGCGATACCGTGCTCATCGCCAAGGCGGACGATACTTTAACGCAACGCGAAGTCGTGGTGATTCAGGCCGACACCGAAAAGGCCGTGATCAGCGAGGGCCTTGAACCCGGCGACCGCGTCATTACCAGCCCGGTCGAATACGTGATCGAGGGCATGAAGCTCGTTATCGATAACGGCGAAGGCAGCGCGTCATGA
- a CDS encoding efflux RND transporter permease subunit, with protein sequence MINWFARNGVAANLLMFVLVLGGLATMYTIKIELFPQFSFDTISVRVPFRGAAPAEVEEQIVKRIEEEIQDLDGIKEMTSTAIEGYGTVTVEVEKGYDVRKLLDDIKTRVDAINTFPPESERPVIQENLIRREVMAISLAGDTDEKTLKRLAEEVREDLLATGKISQVDIIGVRDYEIGIEVSENDLRRHGLTFNDVVNAVRSTSIDLPGGSIKSDGGEILVRTKGQAYERQQFEDIVLITREDGSRITLGEVATVNDGFTDEPLRMITDGQPGVDLVVYEVGQQNPLSISAAVKEYVKDKQSDLPPGITISTWRDTSFYLWGRLNMLIENGILGLVLVLAVLTLFLRPSLAFWVTLGIPISFLGTFFAMPFIDVSVNLISLFGFILVLGIVVDDAIVVGESVFTEFQRSGPGVESSIRGTKAVATPVTFAVLTTAVAFIPMLMIPGFQGKFLKAIPMVVIPTLLFSLIESKLILPYHLSLCKVGDRKREKLNFFQRFQRKISDGLERLIDKWYRPLLAKALNFRYVTMASFVGILALTISLVIGGFIKFVPFPAVPSDYIGVVFSYPDGTPASVTQKAIDRINGALDEVIAESKAAGRPNPVDKRQSVLGIQAFGGGPGGTQTTDVQSHQGQVVVELRKSELRTDEDSAVLLANRWRAALGQVPGVKSMTFEATAAGGQGEPIDIQLTGESLEQLRSVANELKDALRNFDGVFDIRDNLADGQKEIQLNIKPSAEALGLSQLELGNQVRAAFFGEEAQRVQRGRDDIRVMVRYPREERESVGNLERMRIRTADGREVPFSEVAEAEVGLGYAAINRDNRQRIVNVFADADKDNIDLESVKNTLKEEILPGILERYDGVNAVFRGEDEEVRESNSSMLSSTILVFFLIYALLAIPFKSYLQPLIVMFVIPFGLVGAFLGHAFMGHPISQLSIFGIIALSGVVVNDSLVLVDYINQQRKQGVSLLDAVWESGAARFRPILLTSLTTFCGLTPILFEKSLQAQFLIPMAISLSFGILFATFITLLLVPAIYLILEDFKRITVRLWSWFWGLDKPEPNASQHA encoded by the coding sequence ATGATTAACTGGTTTGCCCGCAATGGCGTCGCCGCCAACTTGCTGATGTTCGTCCTCGTTCTGGGCGGGCTGGCAACCATGTACACGATCAAGATCGAGCTGTTCCCTCAGTTTTCGTTCGATACGATCAGCGTGCGCGTGCCGTTCCGTGGCGCGGCTCCGGCCGAAGTGGAGGAGCAGATCGTCAAGCGCATTGAAGAGGAAATCCAGGACCTCGACGGCATCAAGGAAATGACGAGCACCGCGATCGAGGGCTATGGCACCGTGACCGTGGAAGTCGAGAAAGGCTACGATGTTCGCAAGCTGCTGGACGACATCAAGACGCGCGTCGATGCGATCAACACCTTCCCCCCCGAGTCCGAGCGCCCCGTGATTCAGGAGAACCTGATCCGGCGCGAAGTCATGGCCATTTCGCTCGCAGGTGACACCGACGAAAAGACGCTCAAGCGCCTCGCCGAGGAAGTCCGCGAGGACCTCCTGGCCACCGGAAAGATCAGCCAGGTGGACATCATTGGCGTGCGCGATTACGAGATTGGCATCGAAGTCAGCGAGAACGACCTGCGCCGCCACGGCCTCACGTTTAATGACGTGGTTAACGCCGTGCGCTCGACCTCCATCGACTTACCGGGCGGCTCGATTAAGAGCGATGGCGGCGAAATCCTGGTCCGCACCAAGGGCCAGGCCTACGAGCGCCAGCAGTTTGAAGACATCGTTCTGATCACACGCGAGGACGGCTCGCGCATCACATTGGGCGAGGTGGCCACAGTCAACGATGGCTTCACCGACGAGCCGCTGCGCATGATCACCGACGGGCAGCCGGGTGTCGATTTGGTCGTGTATGAAGTCGGCCAGCAAAACCCGCTAAGCATCTCCGCCGCCGTCAAAGAATACGTGAAAGACAAGCAGAGTGACCTGCCGCCGGGCATCACGATCAGCACCTGGCGCGACACCTCGTTTTACCTCTGGGGCCGCCTGAACATGCTGATCGAAAACGGTATCCTCGGCCTCGTGCTCGTGCTCGCCGTGTTGACACTTTTCCTGCGCCCGTCGCTCGCATTTTGGGTGACACTGGGCATCCCGATTTCGTTCCTCGGCACCTTTTTCGCGATGCCGTTTATCGACGTGTCGGTGAACTTGATTTCGCTGTTCGGCTTCATCCTCGTGCTCGGCATTGTGGTGGACGACGCCATCGTTGTCGGCGAAAGTGTCTTCACGGAGTTCCAGCGCAGCGGACCCGGCGTGGAGTCTTCCATTCGCGGCACCAAGGCCGTGGCGACGCCCGTGACCTTCGCCGTGCTGACGACTGCTGTGGCTTTCATTCCGATGCTGATGATCCCCGGCTTTCAGGGTAAATTCCTGAAGGCGATTCCGATGGTGGTCATCCCGACGTTGCTCTTCTCGCTGATCGAATCGAAGCTCATCCTGCCCTACCACCTCTCGCTGTGCAAGGTGGGTGACCGCAAGCGCGAGAAGCTGAATTTCTTCCAACGCTTTCAGCGCAAAATTTCCGATGGCCTTGAGCGCCTGATCGACAAATGGTATCGCCCATTGCTGGCCAAGGCGCTGAACTTCCGCTACGTGACGATGGCGAGCTTTGTCGGCATTCTGGCGCTAACGATCTCGCTCGTGATCGGCGGCTTTATTAAGTTCGTGCCGTTCCCGGCCGTGCCCAGTGACTACATCGGCGTGGTGTTCTCTTACCCGGACGGCACCCCGGCCAGCGTCACCCAGAAAGCGATCGACCGCATCAACGGCGCGCTGGACGAAGTCATTGCCGAGAGCAAGGCGGCGGGCCGGCCCAACCCCGTCGACAAGCGCCAGAGCGTGCTCGGTATCCAGGCCTTTGGCGGCGGCCCCGGCGGCACGCAAACCACCGACGTGCAGAGCCACCAAGGGCAGGTCGTGGTGGAGCTACGCAAGTCCGAACTGCGCACCGACGAAGACTCCGCCGTGCTGCTGGCTAACCGCTGGCGCGCCGCGCTCGGCCAGGTGCCAGGCGTGAAGTCCATGACTTTTGAAGCCACCGCGGCCGGCGGCCAAGGCGAACCCATCGACATCCAGCTGACCGGTGAATCCCTGGAACAGCTCCGCTCCGTGGCCAACGAGCTTAAGGACGCACTGCGCAACTTTGACGGCGTGTTCGACATCCGTGACAACCTCGCCGACGGCCAAAAGGAAATTCAGCTCAACATCAAACCGAGCGCCGAAGCCTTGGGCCTGAGCCAGCTCGAGCTGGGCAACCAGGTGCGCGCGGCGTTCTTTGGCGAGGAAGCGCAGCGCGTGCAGCGTGGCCGCGACGACATCCGCGTGATGGTCCGCTACCCGCGCGAAGAGCGCGAGTCCGTGGGTAATCTGGAGCGTATGCGCATCCGCACCGCCGACGGCCGCGAAGTGCCGTTTAGCGAAGTGGCGGAGGCCGAAGTTGGCCTTGGCTACGCGGCAATTAACCGCGACAACCGCCAGCGCATCGTCAACGTGTTCGCCGATGCCGACAAGGACAACATCGACCTGGAGTCCGTGAAAAATACACTGAAGGAAGAAATCCTGCCCGGCATTCTGGAGCGCTATGACGGCGTCAACGCCGTCTTCCGCGGCGAAGACGAGGAGGTCCGCGAAAGCAATTCGAGCATGCTCAGCAGCACGATTCTGGTATTTTTCCTGATCTATGCACTGCTCGCGATTCCGTTTAAGAGCTACCTGCAGCCGCTGATCGTGATGTTCGTCATTCCGTTTGGTTTGGTGGGCGCATTCCTGGGTCACGCCTTCATGGGGCACCCGATCAGCCAGCTGTCGATCTTTGGCATCATCGCGCTGTCGGGCGTCGTCGTGAACGACAGCCTTGTGCTCGTGGACTACATTAACCAACAGCGCAAGCAGGGCGTGTCGCTGCTGGACGCAGTCTGGGAGTCCGGTGCCGCCCGCTTCCGGCCGATTTTGCTCACCTCGCTGACGACATTCTGCGGGCTGACGCCCATCCTTTTCGAGAAAAGCCTGCAAGCGCAATTCCTGATTCCCATGGCGATCTCGCTGAGCTTCGGCATCCTCTTCGCGACGTTTATTACGCTGCTGCTGGTGCCGGCGATCTACCTGATTCTGGAGGACTTCAAGCGCATCACGGTCCGCCTGTGGTCCTGGTTCTGGGGCCTCGACAAGCCCGAGCCCAACGCCTCGCAGCACGCGTAG